AGCCGGTGCCGTTGAGGATCGAACTCCGAGCCCAGGAGTTCTCTCGCCACGTCGAGACTTGCCTGGCCTCTCGCCCATAGCTGGTCGGCGTGCCGCAGAATCCGTGCAGCAGTGCTCCTGACCGTCGGCTGCTCGAAGGGGCCGAGCGTCTGAGGGAGAAGGATCAGCGGCCGTCGGAGATCCATCGCTGCCTGCTTCGGTGCCGTGACGCTACGGAAGCGACGTTCGCCGTACAGATCGGTGAAGCTGTCGCCTCCACTGATGTCGAGGATGGCCTCCGCATCCAGGATCGCATGCGCGGCTCGATTCCAGAGGCCGCCGACCCTCGCGCAAGCGCGGATGTTGGTCCAGCTCTCGGGACGATGGATGCGCCGAGAGCTCCTGACACCGATCCGCTCATTGACGCCATCGGGACCATCAGTCGCCGGTGGCCGGCTCCCCTTGCCGTTGTCGAACACTATGAAGTCGAGGTTCGGCATGCTCCGACGGAGACCAGTGACCGTGGCGTGTTGCAGTGCTGTGACGCCATGGTTGCTCGTATCCGCTGGAGCGCCGAAGAAAGCGACACGGACGGGTTCGGGGAAGGTCTGGGACTGCGAAGGTTGGACGCTCATGCTTGCACCTCGGCTGACGAGTCGGTCAGGAGTCGGTCGGGTCGTTCGGTGCTTGCGGTCGACGGCTGCTTGGTAGTCCCGAGATGAACGTTCGGCTGCGAACGATGGGTGCGGAACGCGAGGGCTGACAACCGTCGTAGGCGCTGAAGCTGCTGCGGCGAAACGATGCCCAGGACACCGACGTAGGCCGCGACACCAGCCCCGGTCGCCACGGCCGCCGCCGGTACCACAGGGAACCCGGCGGACTCAAGGACGAATCGAGTCAGCCCCCATGCCGCTGCGAGAGCGACGGAACTCGCCGCTGCGGGCGCCAGCGACCGGAAGTAGGCGAAGATGCTCAGTCCTACCAGGTTCCTGACGTACCACGCTGCAACCGGCCATAGGGCTGAACGGGTGATCGCGTAGGCGGCAGCGACTCCCCCTATACCCCAGCGGAGCCCGATGACGAAGCCCCCCACGGACAGGGCTGTTGTCGCGAGAGTGAAATTGAAGACGAGCTTCGTCTTGCCACATGCAAGAAACACCAGGTGTTGGAACCCGAGTGACTGCGCGATGGCGCCGAGTGCGAATATCTGGGTTGGAAGGATGGCGGGCGACCATTCCGGCCCGAACATCAGCGGGATCGCAACAGGAGCCGCCATGGCCACCAGGGCCAGCAGAGGCAGGATGATCAGCGCGACCGATGAGCTGGCCTGCGCGTAAAAGTGGCCCAGGCGCTCCGGACGTGACTGAAGGCGGCTAAGGGCGGGGAACAGTACCCGGCGAAGCACCTGACCGAGGGTCTGTGAAGGAAGGATCAGTACACGGTAGGCCAGGGCGTAGTTGGAGAGAGCGATAGGGCCCAGGTAGCGGCCCACCAGTACGTTATCGACGTTCACCGCGAAATGCCGGATGAACTGAGACCCCATGACGTTGCGACCGAAGGCGAACAACGAACGGGCGGAACTAGCCGACCATGCAAGGCGGGTCCAGCCAGCGGCGGACGTCAACCAGACGGCGTTGGAGCCGTCGAGTACGAGGACCCCGATGACGATGGACCAGTAGCCTGCTCCCGCGAACGCGGCTGCGATGGCTACAACGGCCGAGAGCACCGCGGTCGACGCTTCGACTCGGGCCAACGATCGGAAATCGAAGGCTCTGGTGAGACGGGCGACTGGTACGACCGAGAACGCCTGGAAGCAGACGGCGACCACGAGTACCCGCAAGGGGGACGCGAGCGCGGGGAGGTGGAAGAACCGTGCGACCGGTCCGGCAGTGACGATGGTGACCAGGGACACCGCAAGTGCAGTCAGCAGGTTGAGCGTGGCGACCGTTCCCATGTCGGTCTCCTCGACCTCGTCACGCTGGATCAGCGCTGCGCCGAAGCCGAAGTCGAGGACCAGTCCGGTGAACGTGACATATAGCGTGACGAGACTCACGACGGCGAAGTCCTGAGGACCGAGTATCCGGGCGAGTAGCAGCGACAGCAGTACTCGGCTCCCTTGTTTCGCCACGAGGCTCGCGAAAGTGGAACGGCCGCCCCTCGAGACACTGTCGCGGAGGGAGTTCAGGAGGGCATAACCATCCTCGGACGACCCCGACTGAACCTCTCCCAGGACGTCCCGCGATTCGAGTCCTCGGTGGCGGATCCGTCTGCGATTCACGTCACCGTCGAAGGTTCTGCTCGTAGCGGCAGCAACTCGGGCGAGCACGCCGAGGCCGCCCACGTGGCCTGTGGCAGCGTTAGGGCGGTGAGTCGCCAGAGGGCGCCACATGCTCCCAGCACGATGAACAGCGCCCCGGCGAAGATCGCGAAGGCCAGCGCGTCGAAGGTGGCGAACGTCAACAAAGCGACGGCGATGGCGGCAGTCAGCGCTTGACCTAAGTTCCTGGTTGCCACGTCAGACGACCGATGTCGACCGCCGCGTGCCGCTGAGACAGCCACAAGCAGAACACCGACGGTAGCGAGCAACCCGAGGACTCCACTTTCGATGAGAACCCCGAGGTACTGGTTGTCTAGGTAGCGGTAGATGTCGGGGAGGAAGGTCCCGATCCCTCGGCCGAGCAGGGGCCGCTCTGCGATGAACCGTGTCACAGCGCCGTAGTCATCGATGCGCCCGATCACGCTCGGATCGTTGGAGTAGTTGATGAAGAAGGACTTCAGCGTGCTGACAACACCGGGGACCGCTGCTTTCATGGCCACCAGTCCGACCAGGCCCGCTGCGAGCGCGTTGGTCCGCATCCGCCACGACCAGCCCGCCATCATCGTGACGAAGGCGGCCGCCAGACCGAGGACGGCGGAACGTGAGATGCTGAGCGGTAACGCGAACCCTATCAACCCTACCGCCACCCATCGCAAGAGCCTGCCGAAGAACCCCGCCTCAGCTGGGGGAAACAGCGCGTAGTGGATCGCTAGAGGCAGGAGCATGGCCAGTACAACGCCGAACTCGATCGAGTGCATAGCCGTTCCGGTGACCCTTGGCACCGTCCTGACCCGGACCGCGGCAAGGTCACCGTTGAGGCTCAGCCCCGGCGGATGGAACGCACGGCTGAAATCCCACCCAGAGGCGAACTGGACCATGCCGATCGCCGCGAGGAAGACGGCCGCCGCGACGAGCCGCTGTAGGAGGCGATCCAGCTGGTCGCGGGTCTCGATCCCGTCTGCGGTCAGGAGCATGATCCCCATCAGCGCGGCCACCATCACGATCGCCCGGTTCGAACCGCTGGCTTCGAGGGCACTCAAGGGTCGGAAGGAGCCTGCGGCGTAGCTAGCCAACATCACCCATCCGAAGAGCAAGCCCGCAGTCCGGACAGGCTGCAAACCCGCGGCGGACGCCATGCCCGGGTGAGTTCTGCTGGCGATCCATACCAGCGCACAGGAGAGTGCGATGAGGGTTGCGGGGCTCCCGAGAGCCCCCAACGGCCCGACCACGTACCGGACCGAAAGGACGAAAAGCAGGGCTATGTAGATCGAGAGCAGCGATAAGGGGTGGAGGGACATGAGAGGGCGCGCGTCAGTGATCGCCCGTCACCGCCCCGTCGACCCGGTCCCATGATGACGCTTCCATGCGGTCGGCGGGATGCGGGCCGGTCGGGATCTGCCCGGGGCTCATCTGTGATGTCGGAATCTGTCTAGCCGCGACCGGTGTGGGCGGAGCCGAGGGAGACCCGTGCGGGGTGGGGGGATCCTCGGGACGAGGCTCGTGGGCCCGATCGGATGCATATCCACGGCGGTTGCCGTCCTCGCCCCCGGACGGTTCCTCTGGCCATTTTCGATCCGTTGCCGAAGGGTGTGATGTCTTCGGCACACTCACTTGCGCGCGTGGGCGATCACCTCGTCCGGCGGCGATCAGCGCGTCGGCGACCCGGTCGGATGATGACGCTCCCGTGCCGTCGGCGACGTGGGGGCCGGTGGGGTCCTGCCCGGGGCGCTCCTGTGATACCGGAAGCTGCCCACGCAGCCGCCGGGACTCGACGATCGCGGCGGCGACCGCCGCGCTGGCCTCGACCGGTGTGCGTGGAACCGAGGGAGACCCGTACGAGGTGGGGGGATCCTCGGGAGGAGGCTCGTGGCCCAGATCGGACGCAGATCGTGGGTGGTTGCCGTCCTCGCCCCCGGACGGTTCCTTTCGCCGTTCTCGATCCGTTGCCGAGGCCCGTGATGTCGTGGCAAGGGCATCGACGAGGACCGCGGCGGCGATGGCGAGCAGCGCGCCCAGGGTGGCGACTGCGATCAGGACGCGGGGGAGATTGCCGGTGCTGCCGACTGGAGTGTCCGGGGCGCTCAGCACGGTCCCCGAGATCCTCGACTGGTTGGGTGCTCCGACGCGGTCCTGGAGTTCTTCTAGTTGAGTTTCGAACTCCTGGAGCACCCGACGGATCGTACCGATAACAACCTGCGGATCGTCGCTCTCCACAGCGACGCCCAGGCTGGGGTTGTTGCGCTCTGTCCCGATCTCGTAATCCCACACGAAGCCCTCGGCCTGGATGCGTGCGCGCACCTCCGGTGACGAAACCCTGCGTTCCAGGACGCTAGCCGTGACGTTCAACGAGGAGTTGAACGAGAGATACGGGTTGGTAGGCACCGCGCCGTCCTCGGACACCGCCACGTTCGGTGAAACCAGAACTAGCCACCCTTCGGCCCTGTAGGTCACAGGGGCTATGCGTACAAGCCAGACACAGATGACCGAGACGACCCCCAGGATCGGCGCGACGACGTACCAGCGCCGGACTGCCGTCCGCAGCATCGTTAGAACGTCCAAGGCGAAGGCTCCTCGATCGCTGCGAGTAGGAACTGAGGCAATGCTTCCATGTCGTCTACCGACTCACATGCCGGGATCGGGGCGTCCATGACCCTCGCCCACCCGCTGCCGTACAGGATGGTTCGAGTTCTTCCGGACAAGTAGGGTCACGTGTCCCCGTCAGCGACTTCCGGGCGGCGATCCCGCGAGACGTCATCGTGGCCGTCGGACCGGACATCATCTCTGAACTTGCAGGTGCTGATCCGCCGTGGACGGACGCTCGTCTCCCCACCTCCACCGCGGCTCTTGCCAGATTCCTCAACATGTTGACGGAGTTGCGGCGGAGCCAGTGGCGCAACTCCAAATAGCAGCGGAGGCGCTCAGGTGCGTGGACGGGAGACCGATGGATGGCGTGCAGGTACTCGTAAAAGAGGCGCCATGCCGGGAACACGATCGAGCCAGCTCTCGATGGGTCGAACCACGCGACTCGGGAACGTGACGACGGGTTCACGACGACGGAGCGTCCTGAGTGCTCCCTGTGCAGGAACAAGGGGTACGGGATCTCGACGATCCGACCGTGCAGCGCAAGTTCGGCGACCAGAACATCATCCGATTCCGGGTATCGACCGACCAGGCCCGTCCGCATGAGCACGTCGCGCCTCATCAGCCCGAACACGGGGAAGCACTGATGGTTCCGGCGCAGAAGGCTGCCCAGGCGTTCGTGCGCCGTCGGGTGATCCGCTGCAGGTTGGCTCGCCCAGACCTTCACGATGGTGCCTTCATCATCGATGTCAACCGTCATCGGATGGGCAACCACGACGCTGGCATCTTCGATCAGCACCTGGATACATGTAGAGATGTAGTTATGGGCGAGTTCGTCGTCTGCGGACGCCCACTTGAAGTAGCGGCCGGTCGCCACTGCCACCACATGGTTGAAGTTCCAGGCCGCGCCTCGGTTGATGTCACTGCATACGTAGCGCAACCGTGGATCGGAGGCAGCGAGGCGGCGACAGACGGCCTTCGTCCCGTCGGTCGAACCGTTGTCCGAGACGATCAATTCGATATCGCGGTAGTCCTGGCGCAGGATGGAGCGGATAGCGCGCTCCACGTACCGCTCGCCATTGTAGACGGGGAGGCCGACACTGACGGTGGGTCCGCTCATCTGCGTGGATGTCCCTGCCCTCTGGGTTTCCGGAAGACCAGCGACCCCCGTCGCCTCTTTCGACGTTACCCCGCGCATCTCTCCGTGTCTTCCGTGTTCGCTCGACTTCACTCGGTCGCCTCGAGGGGTGTCACGACCACGTGGCCGAACGTCACATCGACGTGGTGTGCGATCAGACCCACGGAACCGGTGGCTGGTGAGTTGTCGTCCTCGATCGCGACGGTCCACGACGCAGGTTCGAGTTCGTTGGCGGCCCACAGCTTGAGCCGGTACGCGGTCCCCGTGGGCGTGTCCTGGACCTGTGCGCGCAGGATGTACGCCGTTCCCAGGTCCAGGTGCATCCCCTGGCTTGCTTTCGGTGAGTCCTCGTTGCCCAGCAGTTCCGCCCTTGGTTTGGTCTCGTACCATCGGTACCAACCCAGCGCGCCGGTGGGCCACCAGTAGTACCGAGGTTGTGATGTGTCGTTCGTGTCCCGCCGCGAGTGACCCTGCCAGCGCAGGGCCAACCCCACAAGCGGAGCACCGCTCAGGTAAGAGTACGCGCCCGGCCCGAAGCCGTGGACCGTTACGGGTACCTGGACCTCGTAGTTGCGCCAGCTCAGGTCGCCGAGCGTGATCAAGCGGTCGTAGCCCAACTGGGCAGTGCGGATAGTTCCGTCGTCGGCGACTGTCCACCGACCATCCACGATCTGCGCCAACTGGTCCAGGGGTCCGGCCGTCCAATCAACCGAGTGAGGCAGTGAGGCCACGAGCCCACTCTCGTAGTGCACGTTCACGACCGCGGTCGATGTGTTGCCTAACGCGTCCGCTGCGGAGATCGCGACCTGGTTGGCCCCCGGCAGGAGCTCGTCGTAGCCGATCTCGACGTTGAAGTCTCCGGATTCGGACAGTCGACGGTTGTCTGGCCCCATCGACAGCGCCCTGCTTGCGCCTCCGTTGAGGGTGAAACTGAGCGCCGCGATCCCGTCCCCATCGAACACGTTGCCGAGGATGTTGATCCACAACTGGGATCGTCCTGGTGACCCGAACGACCGCTCCGGGCCGTGCCACAGATCGATCACCGGGTTCGAGTCGGGATCGGTGGTGAAGGTGGCGTCTGGGGTGGTGGCGGTGTTGGAGGCGGCGTCGGTGGAGGCGACCTGGTAGTGGTAGGTGGTAGCGGGCTGTAGTCGGTCGAGGATGATGCTGTGGGTGGTGGTCAGCGTCGCGTCGCTGACGGTGCCGTTCTCGTAGGCGGTGGTAGGCCCGTGGGCCACCGCGGAGGTGGCCGGCTCGTCGGTGGTCCAGGTCACCGTGGCCGAGGTGTCGGTGGTGGACACCGCCACCGCGCTGATGACCGGCGGGGCCGTGTCGGCAGAGAACGTCGCCGTCACCGACTTGTCCGCGTCCATCACCAGGGCCTGCGGGTTGGCCGAACCCGTCAGGTCGCCGCTCCACCCGTCGAAGCGCCACCCCGAATCAGCCACCGCGGTCAGTTGCACCTCGGTGCCCTCGGCGTACGAGGACCCGTCAGGCGACCGCGAGACGCTGCCCGACCCCACCGTCGACGTCGACAGCGTGTAGCTGGCGACCGCGTAGGGGTCGTCCTCGGGGCTGATCGGCGCGGCGGTGTCGAACACGTAGTCCACCTGAGCGGTGAACGCCGGCACCGAGGAGGCGGTGGTGTGGTGGTTGGCCGCGAACGGCCCCAGGGTGCTCACACCCAACGCGTGGCTGAACGACCCCACGGTGGTGAACCCGCCGCCGTCAGCCGCGTAACTCAACGTCCAGGTATCCCCGGCCCGGTGCACCCGCAACGCCACGGCCTGCGACGCGCTGATCGTCTGGTTCAGCTTGGCCTTCGAACTGCCTGCCGTGGTGGCCGCCGCGAAGACCCGCAACCCCGAACCGTCGTGGTAGACGTCGAACCGCAACCAGTCGTCGGCGTCCTGCTCGACCATCAGCCCCTGCATCTGGTACTTCAGCGACGGCACCGACGCGAACGCGACCTCCGCCTCGAAATCCACGTCGTTGGTCGCCTGCACCGCCCGCAACGACCGGTTGGTCCCCCACGCATCGTGGGACACCCCACCCGGCACCGACAGGTCCAACGTCGCCTGCCCACTGCCCGCCCCCACCAGCGCCACCGACCCGTCACCCACCGGATCCACCACCGACCAGCGCGCATCCAACGACGACGTGTTGAAATCGTCGGACTCGAAGGCGCCCGACGTCGAGGCCGTCGCCTCGGTGGTGAAGGTGGCGTCTGGGGTGGTGGCGGTGTTGGAGGCGGCGTCGGTGGAGGCGACCTGGTAGTGGTAGGTGGTAGCGGGCTGTAGTCGGTCGAGGGTGATGCTGTGGGTGGTGGTCAGCGTCGCGTCGCTGACGGTGCCGTTCTCGTAGGCGGTGGTAGGCCCGTGGGCCACCGCGGAGGTGGCCGGCTCGTCGGTGGTCCAGGTCACCGTGGCCGAGGTGTCGGTGGTGGACACCGCCACCGCACTGATGACCGGCGGGGCCGTGTCGGCAGAGAACGTCGCCGTCACCGACTTGTCCGCGTCCATCACCAGGGCCTGCGGGTTGGCCGAACCCGTCAGGTCGCCGCTCCACCCGTCGAAGCGCCACCCCGAATCAGCCACCGCGGTCAGTTGCACCTCGGTGCCCTCGGCGTACGAGGACCCGTCAGGCGACCGCGAGACGCTGCCCGACCCCACCGTCGACGTCGACAGCGTGTAGCTGGCGACCGCGTAGGGGTCGTCCTCGGGGCTGATCGGCGCGGCGGTGTCGAACACGTAGTCCACCTGAGCGGTGAACGCCGGCACCGAGGAGGCGGTGGTGTGGTGGTTGGCCGCGAACGGCCCCAGGGTGCTCACACCCAACGCGTGGCTGAACGACCCCACGGTGGTGAACCCGCCGCCGTCAGCCGCGTAACTCAACGTCCAGGTATCCCCGGCCCGGTGCACCCGCAACGCCACGGCCTGCGACGCGCTGATCGTCTGGTTCAGCTTGGCCTTCGAACTGCCTGCCGTGGTGGCCGCCGCGAAGACCCGCAACCCCGAACCGTCGTGGTAGACGTCGAACCGCAACCAGTCGTCGGCGTCCTGCTCGACCATCAGCCCCTGCATCTGGTACTTCAGCGACGGCACCGACGCGAACGCGACCTCCGCCTCGAAATCCACGTCGTTGGTCGCCTGCACCGCCCGCAACGACCGGTTGGTCCCCCACGCATCGTGGGACACCCCACCCGGCACCGACAGGTCCAACGTCGCCTGCCCACTGCCCGCCCCCACCAGCGCCACCGACCCGTCACCCACCGGATCCACCACCGACCAGCGCGCATCCAACGACGACGTGTTGAAATCGTCGGACTCGAACGCAGGCCCGGTCGCCGTGGAGGGACGGGCCGGAGCCGTTCCGACCGCGAGCGAGGCCAGCAGCACCATCGCCAGCAGGAAGCTGCCGCGGCGGGGCTTCATAGCGACGTGACGATGGGCTTCACGCCCAGGTCACTGAGCGCGGACCGGATCTCCCACTCGTAGGCAGGGTTGGCCACCAGCACGACATCGGGGCGGTCATCGCGGAGGTCATCGGGCGCCAGGACCTCCTGGCCGGTCCCCGGAACGAACGAGCCCTGCTTGCGCGGGTTGACGTCGACGGCCGCGTAGACGACCTGCCCCACCGATGTGAGGTTCAGGAACGACACGCCCTTCGCGCCCGCACCCCACAGCACGACGCGCCGACCGCTGTTGTCGACAGCGAACCGTTCCCAGAAATCCATGGTGTGTCGGAACGTCGCCGCGAACCGTCCTGTGTCCCGGGACCGGGACACCATCGGCTCGGCGGGGTGCTCGGCCGGGACCGCGTCGAGGGACAGGAACTGGCCCCGGAACGACTCGGCCAACCTGGTCACGTCGAACCCGCAGCGGGTGAAGAGCGCCCACATCGACCGGGCGTCGAAGTACGACACGTGCTGGTAGATCAGATCCCACATGCCGGACGGACTGAACACGTGGGACGCGTTCGGCACCTCGAAGTACGCGGGCCCGGGACCGGGCAGGGACTCGGCCACGGTCCGAAGCAGTTCGTCCGGCGCCGCGACGTGCTCGAGGACATGACGGCAAGCGACGAGCTGCACGTCCAGGATCCCGTCGCTCCCAGGGAAGAACTCGCGCCGAATCTCGATGTGCTGAGCCGACGCGTCCACCTCGCCGTCGTAGGTCGGATCGAAACCGATCCCCCGGGCCTGGGCACGTTCACACAACAGCGCGAGGAACTCGCCCTTCCCGCAGCCGATCTCCGCGATCCTCCCGCCACGCAGCCCGTAGGTCTCGATCAGCCGGTCGACGAGCTGCTCGGCGTAGCGCTGGAAGGTCGGCGAGAAGTGCTGGGAGTTCTCGTACTCGGTGGTGTAGGCGACCGCCTCGGGCTCGAACGCGACGTTTCGGACCAGGCCGCATCGGGGACACGCCTGCAGGACCATTCGCCCCATCGGCGCATCCACCGCCTCGGTACGCGTGTGGTACAGGCACGTTGTCTCGATCGGTACGTGCCCGAGGTCGAGGAACGGCTCGAGCTGGGCACCGCCGCAAGCGACGCACGTCTCGCTGCCGACAGCTGCGTGATCGACGGCCGGGTCGACGGTCGAGAGGCTCACAACGATTCCAGTCTCGCGCTCAGCTTCAGGTCGTCCAGGGCGCTTGCGATCTCCGGCGCGTAGACGGGGTTCATCGCGACGACCAGTTCCGGCGCCAGGTCCGGTAGGGTCTCGGGACCGACGACCGGATGGCCCGTACCCGCGATGTAGCGACCCTGCTTGCGGGGATTGATGTCCACCACGACGTCGATCAGCGAGCGATCGCCGAGCGTGGTCAGGAACGCCACGGCCTTCGAGCCGCCACCCCACAACGCGACCCGACCTCCCCGGCCGACGATGGCGGCGATCCGGTCGTGCCACGCACGGGCCTGTTCCTCGAACCGTGCACCAAAGCGACGCGCGAGCGCCGCCACATCGGCGACATCTGTCGACAGCTTGGAACGGTCGTCGCCGGACCCGCCCGGGCGCGCCTCTATCAACAGGTACTGGTCCTCGTAGGCGTACGAGGCGTCCAGGACGTCGAATCCGCACGACCGGAACAGGCGGATGAGCGAACCGATCGTGAAGTAGCTGCAGTGCTCGTAGTAGACGTCCCAGAACGCCACCTCCCGCAGTACCCGTAGGGTGTCCGGCAGCTCGAACAGCACCACCGCGTCCCGCCGATCGCCGATGTTGCGGCGCACCGTGTGCAGGAAGTCGGATACGGGATGGATGTGCTCCAGAGTGTGGCGGCACACGATCGCGTCGGCCTGCAGGTGGGCGTACCGGTCGTCGTAGAAGTCCGCGATCCACGCGATGCGCTCGGCGGCGCCGGTCTCCAACCGCTCGGGGTCCACACCCGGGTCGATACCCACACCGCTGCCGGCGCCCGCCTCCACCATCCAGGTAAGGAACTCGCCCTTGCCGCACCCGATCTCCAGCACGTGCTCGCCGTGCAAGTCGTAGGCCTCGACCCACCGCTTCGCGAGGTTCCGACCGAACTCCACGAACGTGGCCGAGTAGCCCTGGGTTTCCTCGTAGCGGCCGGAGTACTCGGCCCGCGACGGATCGAAGACGACGTTGGTGATGAACCCGCACGCGCCGCAGAAGGCCAGCTCAAGGTTGCCGCGCGGGAAGTCACGCGCCTCCTCGGGGTCCTCGAGCAGCAGGCAGCTGTTGGTGGGCACACCGGCGGCACGGTGGAAGACCTCCAGGCCGCCTGCCCCGCAGGCCGGGCAGGTGTCGATGCGGGTCACGCGATCACCTCGGGGGTGGGGACCGGCACGATGAAGTGACCGCCGCGACGCAGGTACTCCTGCTGTTGGGCGACGATCTCGCCCGCGAAGTTCCAGGCGAGGATCAGCACGTAGTCGGGCTGGTGTTCGCGCAGCGCGTCCGTCGGGAAGATCGGCAGGTGCATCCCGGGCATGAGCCGGCCGTGCTTGTGCGGGTTGCGGTCGACGACGAAGTCCACG
This Actinomycetota bacterium DNA region includes the following protein-coding sequences:
- a CDS encoding lipopolysaccharide biosynthesis protein, translating into MSLVTLYVTFTGLVLDFGFGAALIQRDEVEETDMGTVATLNLLTALAVSLVTIVTAGPVARFFHLPALASPLRVLVVAVCFQAFSVVPVARLTRAFDFRSLARVEASTAVLSAVVAIAAAFAGAGYWSIVIGVLVLDGSNAVWLTSAAGWTRLAWSASSARSLFAFGRNVMGSQFIRHFAVNVDNVLVGRYLGPIALSNYALAYRVLILPSQTLGQVLRRVLFPALSRLQSRPERLGHFYAQASSSVALIILPLLALVAMAAPVAIPLMFGPEWSPAILPTQIFALGAIAQSLGFQHLVFLACGKTKLVFNFTLATTALSVGGFVIGLRWGIGGVAAAYAITRSALWPVAAWYVRNLVGLSIFAYFRSLAPAAASSVALAAAWGLTRFVLESAGFPVVPAAAVATGAGVAAYVGVLGIVSPQQLQRLRRLSALAFRTHRSQPNVHLGTTKQPSTASTERPDRLLTDSSAEVQA
- a CDS encoding O-antigen ligase family protein, with protein sequence MSLHPLSLLSIYIALLFVLSVRYVVGPLGALGSPATLIALSCALVWIASRTHPGMASAAGLQPVRTAGLLFGWVMLASYAAGSFRPLSALEASGSNRAIVMVAALMGIMLLTADGIETRDQLDRLLQRLVAAAVFLAAIGMVQFASGWDFSRAFHPPGLSLNGDLAAVRVRTVPRVTGTAMHSIEFGVVLAMLLPLAIHYALFPPAEAGFFGRLLRWVAVGLIGFALPLSISRSAVLGLAAAFVTMMAGWSWRMRTNALAAGLVGLVAMKAAVPGVVSTLKSFFINYSNDPSVIGRIDDYGAVTRFIAERPLLGRGIGTFLPDIYRYLDNQYLGVLIESGVLGLLATVGVLLVAVSAARGGRHRSSDVATRNLGQALTAAIAVALLTFATFDALAFAIFAGALFIVLGACGALWRLTALTLPQATWAASACSPELLPLRAEPSTVT
- a CDS encoding glycosyltransferase, which produces MSGPTVSVGLPVYNGERYVERAIRSILRQDYRDIELIVSDNGSTDGTKAVCRRLAASDPRLRYVCSDINRGAAWNFNHVVAVATGRYFKWASADDELAHNYISTCIQVLIEDASVVVAHPMTVDIDDEGTIVKVWASQPAADHPTAHERLGSLLRRNHQCFPVFGLMRRDVLMRTGLVGRYPESDDVLVAELALHGRIVEIPYPLFLHREHSGRSVVVNPSSRSRVAWFDPSRAGSIVFPAWRLFYEYLHAIHRSPVHAPERLRCYLELRHWLRRNSVNMLRNLARAAVEVGRRASVHGGSAPASSEMMSGPTATMTSRGIAARKSLTGTRDPTCPEELEPSCTAAGGRGSWTPRSRHVSR
- a CDS encoding DUF1349 domain-containing protein translates to MKPRRGSFLLAMVLLASLAVGTAPARPSTATGPAFESDDFNTSSLDARWSVVDPVGDGSVALVGAGSGQATLDLSVPGGVSHDAWGTNRSLRAVQATNDVDFEAEVAFASVPSLKYQMQGLMVEQDADDWLRFDVYHDGSGLRVFAAATTAGSSKAKLNQTISASQAVALRVHRAGDTWTLSYAADGGGFTTVGSFSHALGVSTLGPFAANHHTTASSVPAFTAQVDYVFDTAAPISPEDDPYAVASYTLSTSTVGSGSVSRSPDGSSYAEGTEVQLTAVADSGWRFDGWSGDLTGSANPQALVMDADKSVTATFSADTAPPVISAVAVSTTDTSATVTWTTDEPATSAVAHGPTTAYENGTVSDATLTTTHSITLDRLQPATTYHYQVASTDAASNTATTPDATFTTEATASTSGAFESDDFNTSSLDARWSVVDPVGDGSVALVGAGSGQATLDLSVPGGVSHDAWGTNRSLRAVQATNDVDFEAEVAFASVPSLKYQMQGLMVEQDADDWLRFDVYHDGSGLRVFAAATTAGSSKAKLNQTISASQAVALRVHRAGDTWTLSYAADGGGFTTVGSFSHALGVSTLGPFAANHHTTASSVPAFTAQVDYVFDTAAPISPEDDPYAVASYTLSTSTVGSGSVSRSPDGSSYAEGTEVQLTAVADSGWRFDGWSGDLTGSANPQALVMDADKSVTATFSADTAPPVISAVAVSTTDTSATVTWTTDEPATSAVAHGPTTAYENGTVSDATLTTTHSIILDRLQPATTYHYQVASTDAASNTATTPDATFTTDPDSNPVIDLWHGPERSFGSPGRSQLWINILGNVFDGDGIAALSFTLNGGASRALSMGPDNRRLSESGDFNVEIGYDELLPGANQVAISAADALGNTSTAVVNVHYESGLVASLPHSVDWTAGPLDQLAQIVDGRWTVADDGTIRTAQLGYDRLITLGDLSWRNYEVQVPVTVHGFGPGAYSYLSGAPLVGLALRWQGHSRRDTNDTSQPRYYWWPTGALGWYRWYETKPRAELLGNEDSPKASQGMHLDLGTAYILRAQVQDTPTGTAYRLKLWAANELEPASWTVAIEDDNSPATGSVGLIAHHVDVTFGHVVVTPLEATE
- a CDS encoding class I SAM-dependent methyltransferase; the encoded protein is MSLSTVDPAVDHAAVGSETCVACGGAQLEPFLDLGHVPIETTCLYHTRTEAVDAPMGRMVLQACPRCGLVRNVAFEPEAVAYTTEYENSQHFSPTFQRYAEQLVDRLIETYGLRGGRIAEIGCGKGEFLALLCERAQARGIGFDPTYDGEVDASAQHIEIRREFFPGSDGILDVQLVACRHVLEHVAAPDELLRTVAESLPGPGPAYFEVPNASHVFSPSGMWDLIYQHVSYFDARSMWALFTRCGFDVTRLAESFRGQFLSLDAVPAEHPAEPMVSRSRDTGRFAATFRHTMDFWERFAVDNSGRRVVLWGAGAKGVSFLNLTSVGQVVYAAVDVNPRKQGSFVPGTGQEVLAPDDLRDDRPDVVLVANPAYEWEIRSALSDLGVKPIVTSL
- a CDS encoding methyltransferase domain-containing protein codes for the protein MTRIDTCPACGAGGLEVFHRAAGVPTNSCLLLEDPEEARDFPRGNLELAFCGACGFITNVVFDPSRAEYSGRYEETQGYSATFVEFGRNLAKRWVEAYDLHGEHVLEIGCGKGEFLTWMVEAGAGSGVGIDPGVDPERLETGAAERIAWIADFYDDRYAHLQADAIVCRHTLEHIHPVSDFLHTVRRNIGDRRDAVVLFELPDTLRVLREVAFWDVYYEHCSYFTIGSLIRLFRSCGFDVLDASYAYEDQYLLIEARPGGSGDDRSKLSTDVADVAALARRFGARFEEQARAWHDRIAAIVGRGGRVALWGGGSKAVAFLTTLGDRSLIDVVVDINPRKQGRYIAGTGHPVVGPETLPDLAPELVVAMNPVYAPEIASALDDLKLSARLESL